One segment of Clostridium botulinum DNA contains the following:
- a CDS encoding hemolysin family protein, which produces MQLEPEPVNITSQIILIVILTLLNAFFASAEMAIVSLNKNKIKILAEEGDKKAIILLKLMEEPTKFLSTIQVGITLAGFFNSASAATGISEDLARYLSGLNVPYSNKIALIIVTIVISYITLVFGELFPKRIALKKSEAIAMFSVRPVLYVSKITAPFIKLLSASTNILVSLAGLDKEGLDEKVSKEEIKSLVEVGQEHGVINETEKEMINSIFEFDDKLADEVMTPRTEVYLINIDKPLEEYLDELLEEKYSRVPVYEEDIDNIIGILYMKDFILEARKHEFENVNIREILHPPYFVPETKNIDDLFNELKSSKKHMAILIDEYGGFSGIVTIEDLVEEVMGNIDDEYDEEECFVQKIDSNTFIVNGLMPIDDLNDYLHIQLVSDECDTISGFLINIMGKIPNNIEEKVIEYENIIFKIESIKEKRIEKIKICIQKDK; this is translated from the coding sequence ATGCAATTAGAACCTGAACCTGTAAATATAACTTCGCAAATAATTTTAATAGTCATTTTAACATTATTGAATGCATTTTTTGCATCAGCAGAGATGGCTATAGTGTCATTAAATAAAAATAAAATAAAAATTCTTGCAGAAGAGGGAGATAAGAAAGCAATAATTTTGTTAAAACTTATGGAAGAGCCAACTAAGTTTTTATCAACAATACAAGTTGGAATAACTCTTGCAGGGTTCTTTAATAGTGCTTCTGCTGCTACAGGAATATCAGAAGATTTAGCACGGTATCTAAGTGGACTTAATGTACCATATAGCAATAAAATAGCATTAATAATAGTGACTATTGTAATATCCTATATAACATTAGTATTTGGAGAGTTATTCCCTAAAAGAATCGCACTTAAGAAGTCTGAGGCCATTGCAATGTTTTCTGTAAGACCTGTATTATATGTATCTAAAATAACAGCACCATTTATAAAACTTCTTTCAGCATCAACCAATATATTAGTTAGTTTGGCAGGCTTAGATAAAGAAGGATTAGATGAAAAAGTGTCAAAAGAAGAAATAAAGTCCTTAGTAGAAGTAGGGCAAGAGCATGGTGTTATAAATGAAACGGAAAAAGAAATGATAAACAGTATATTTGAGTTTGATGATAAGCTTGCAGACGAAGTAATGACACCAAGAACAGAGGTATATTTAATTAATATAGATAAGCCTTTGGAAGAATATTTAGATGAATTATTAGAAGAAAAATATTCTAGAGTACCTGTATATGAAGAGGATATTGACAATATTATAGGCATATTATATATGAAAGATTTTATACTTGAAGCACGTAAACATGAATTTGAAAATGTGAATATAAGAGAAATACTACATCCACCATATTTTGTACCTGAAACTAAAAATATTGATGATCTATTTAATGAACTTAAAAGTTCTAAAAAGCATATGGCAATACTTATAGATGAGTATGGAGGTTTTTCAGGAATAGTTACAATAGAAGATTTGGTAGAAGAAGTTATGGGAAATATAGATGATGAATATGATGAAGAGGAATGTTTTGTACAAAAGATAGATAGCAATACATTTATAGTTAATGGGTTAATGCCTATAGATGATTTAAATGATTATCTTCATATACAGTTAGTTTCTGATGAGTGTGATACTATAAGTGGATTTTTAATAAATATTATGGGAAAAATACCAAATAATATAGAGGAAAAAGTGATAGAGTATGAGAATATAATATTTAAAATAGAATCTATAAAAGAAAAGAGGATAGAAAAAATAAAGATATGTATACAAAAAGATAAATAA
- a CDS encoding DUF1015 domain-containing protein codes for MAVVRPFKSIRPIRELASKIAALPYDVMNSEEARDMVKGNPHSFLHIDRAEIDLDSSIDIHDKKVYEKARDNLNKMIDDGEYIQDINPCLYIYRQIMDGRSQTGIVFCASIDDYLNGVIKKHEFTRQDKEEDRIRHVDCCDANTGPIFLTYKEDQIASEIIQAWIENESKRKPLYNFVSEDGITHVVWAIDNEIIIDEIIDLFEEIDYLYIADGHHRSASAVEVGLKRRKENPDYTGEEEFNYFLAVAFPDNDLMVMDYNRVVKDLNGLTKSELLDKLENKFDICNAPTSEPFKPYKKHMFGMYLENKWYVLEAKEGTFNEKDPILSLDVSILQQNILTPILGIEDVRTSDRIDFIGGIRGLKELEHRANTDMKIAFSMYPTEVRDIMKVADIGEVMPPKSTWFEPKLRSGLFVHKLK; via the coding sequence ATGGCTGTAGTTAGACCTTTTAAAAGTATTAGACCAATTAGAGAATTAGCATCAAAAATAGCGGCTCTGCCATATGATGTTATGAATAGTGAAGAAGCAAGAGATATGGTAAAAGGAAATCCACATTCTTTTCTTCATATTGATAGAGCGGAGATAGATCTAGATTCTTCAATAGATATACATGATAAAAAGGTTTATGAAAAAGCTAGAGATAATTTAAATAAAATGATTGATGATGGTGAGTATATACAAGATATTAATCCTTGTCTGTACATATATAGACAAATAATGGATGGAAGATCTCAAACAGGAATAGTATTTTGCGCATCTATTGATGATTATCTTAATGGCGTTATAAAAAAGCATGAATTTACTAGACAAGATAAAGAAGAGGATAGAATAAGGCATGTTGATTGTTGTGATGCAAATACAGGTCCTATATTTTTAACTTATAAAGAAGATCAAATTGCATCAGAAATTATTCAAGCGTGGATTGAAAATGAAAGTAAAAGAAAACCTTTATATAATTTTGTATCAGAAGATGGAATTACTCATGTTGTTTGGGCGATTGATAATGAAATCATAATAGATGAAATAATAGATCTATTTGAAGAAATAGATTATTTATATATAGCAGATGGACATCATAGATCGGCGTCAGCAGTTGAAGTTGGATTAAAGAGAAGGAAAGAAAATCCTGATTATACTGGAGAAGAAGAATTTAATTATTTCTTAGCAGTAGCATTTCCAGATAATGATTTAATGGTAATGGATTATAATAGGGTAGTTAAAGATTTAAATGGATTAACTAAAAGTGAATTGCTAGATAAATTAGAAAATAAATTTGATATATGTAATGCACCAACTAGTGAGCCATTTAAACCATATAAAAAGCATATGTTTGGTATGTACTTAGAAAATAAGTGGTATGTATTAGAAGCTAAAGAAGGAACTTTTAATGAAAAAGATCCAATATTAAGCCTTGATGTATCAATATTACAACAAAATATATTAACTCCTATATTAGGAATAGAGGATGTACGAACATCTGATAGAATAGATTTTATTGGTGGAATAAGAGGACTAAAAGAATTAGAACATAGAGCAAATACTGATATGAAAATAGCTTTTTCAATGTATCCAACAGAAGTTAGAGATATAATGAAAGTAGCAGATATTGGTGAAGTAATGCCTCCAAAATCTACATGGTTTGAGCCAAAATTAAGAAGTGGACTATTTGTTCATAAATTAAAATAG
- a CDS encoding D-2-hydroxyacid dehydrogenase — protein sequence MIKVLTNDGLQPKAIESLKSLGIEVINEHFDQDILGEKLKEFDVLVIRSATKVTADVIDKEIGGNLKLIIRAGVGIDNIDISHAVKNNLSVTNTPSASSDSVAELALAHMFSVSRFIGIANVTMRNGEWNKKKYQGFELAGKTLGIIGMGRIGQSLAKKATALGMNVIYNTIEGKHEELSYPFVSFEEVLKESDFISLHVPYDKENGSLIGKDELKLMKKSAYLINCARGKVVDEDALLEALNNEAISGAGIDVFEEEPTKNQDLINHPKVSVTPHIGAATKEAQTRIGDEVVSIIKEFFKL from the coding sequence ATGATTAAGGTATTAACAAACGATGGTTTGCAACCTAAAGCTATAGAAAGTTTAAAAAGTTTGGGTATTGAAGTTATAAATGAACATTTTGATCAAGATATTTTAGGTGAAAAACTAAAAGAATTTGATGTATTGGTTATAAGATCAGCGACTAAGGTTACAGCTGATGTTATTGATAAAGAAATTGGCGGTAATTTAAAGTTAATTATTAGAGCAGGGGTAGGGATAGACAACATAGATATATCTCATGCTGTTAAAAATAATTTAAGTGTTACAAATACACCATCTGCAAGCTCTGATTCAGTTGCAGAACTAGCTTTAGCGCATATGTTTTCAGTTTCAAGATTTATTGGAATAGCTAATGTAACTATGAGAAATGGTGAATGGAATAAGAAAAAATATCAAGGTTTTGAATTGGCAGGAAAGACACTTGGAATTATTGGAATGGGTAGAATAGGACAATCTTTAGCTAAAAAGGCAACAGCATTAGGCATGAATGTTATATATAACACAATAGAAGGAAAGCATGAAGAGCTAAGTTATCCATTTGTATCGTTTGAAGAAGTTTTAAAAGAATCTGATTTTATATCATTACATGTTCCATATGATAAAGAAAATGGATCATTAATAGGAAAAGATGAATTAAAATTAATGAAAAAAAGTGCATATTTAATTAATTGTGCTAGAGGAAAAGTTGTTGATGAAGATGCATTATTAGAAGCACTTAATAATGAAGCTATTTCAGGTGCAGGAATTGATGTATTTGAAGAAGAGCCAACAAAAAATCAAGATTTAATTAATCATCCTAAAGTTAGTGTAACGCCTCATATTGGTGCAGCAACTAAGGAAGCTCAAACTAGAATTGGCGATGAGGTAGTTTCAATTATAAAAGAATTTTTTAAATTATAG
- a CDS encoding pyridoxal-phosphate-dependent aminotransferase family protein yields the protein MHKKLFIPGPVEVREDVLAKMSTPMIGHRSKEASILQRRISDNLRTLFYTNSEILLSTTSGSGLMEGAIRCCTAKRAAVFSVGAFGKRWYDMAVNNNVQADLFSMEMGQAIDPAEVEKVLNTGKYDLVAVTHNETSTGVMNPVDKIGDIVKKYPDVVLIVDTVSSAAGTKIEVDKWGIDVCITSSQKALGLPPGLSVCTFSQKAKERAEKVQNRGYYLDLLKLYQYIQKKDYQYPSTPSLSHMFALDYQLDNILNKEGLENRFARHLEMAQIVRAWAKKYFEIFPDENHLSNTLTTIKNTRGINVADLNKELGKRGFQISNGYGDLKEKTFRIAHMADCTVEDVKELLKNIEEILGL from the coding sequence ATGCATAAAAAATTATTTATTCCAGGGCCTGTTGAGGTTCGAGAGGATGTCCTTGCAAAAATGTCAACGCCAATGATAGGGCATAGGAGTAAGGAGGCTTCTATTTTACAAAGAAGAATAAGCGATAATCTAAGAACGTTATTTTATACAAATAGTGAAATCTTACTTTCTACAACTTCTGGTAGTGGACTTATGGAAGGTGCTATAAGATGTTGTACTGCTAAAAGAGCAGCTGTATTTTCCGTAGGGGCTTTCGGAAAGAGATGGTATGACATGGCAGTTAATAACAATGTTCAAGCTGATTTATTTTCAATGGAAATGGGACAGGCAATAGATCCAGCAGAAGTAGAAAAAGTATTGAATACAGGCAAATATGATTTGGTAGCTGTTACTCATAATGAAACATCAACAGGAGTAATGAATCCAGTTGATAAAATAGGAGATATAGTTAAGAAATATCCGGATGTAGTTCTTATTGTTGATACAGTAAGTTCAGCAGCAGGGACTAAAATAGAAGTTGATAAATGGGGTATAGATGTTTGTATTACATCATCTCAAAAAGCATTAGGTTTGCCTCCAGGATTATCAGTATGTACTTTTTCACAAAAGGCTAAAGAGAGAGCAGAAAAGGTTCAAAATAGAGGATATTACCTAGATTTATTAAAATTATATCAATATATTCAAAAGAAAGATTATCAATATCCTTCAACACCATCACTTTCTCACATGTTTGCTCTTGACTATCAATTGGATAATATACTTAATAAAGAAGGATTAGAGAATAGATTTGCAAGACACCTTGAAATGGCACAGATTGTTAGAGCATGGGCTAAAAAATATTTTGAAATTTTCCCAGATGAAAATCATCTATCAAATACATTAACAACAATTAAGAATACTAGAGGAATAAATGTAGCTGATCTAAATAAAGAGCTTGGTAAAAGAGGTTTTCAAATATCTAATGGATATGGTGATTTAAAAGAAAAGACTTTTAGAATAGCTCATATGGCAGATTGCACAGTAGAAGATGTAAAGGAATTGCTTAAAAATATAGAAGAAATTTTAGGGCTATAG
- a CDS encoding ABC transporter permease subunit, which yields MIFLLIKNELIKILKRTKTWIIFGLFLVFMGVCMYGLYNEDKNRQMYNSSEYKIEQFEKSIEYTKEEINKIENSKDKEYLNTLQEDLKHYEEEKVKYKNQIINPDNAEQWKLDVTEEIKNHEENLKDKDITEEDKTWISERINKLKYLEDNNIKPLYGYEFNAYNYINTILAVLGVALLAIGISVFMSDIVSGESTPPTLKFLLVQPVSRGKVLLSKFIAVIITAITMIVSTEILTFLGIGLAKGFKSGGYPKTMGVKYFLDSSNISVQGYPDLIRLANTGKLGTFNELIIKSLLLQVLFIITCCSFVFLISTLFKNSNVTMAISIIIAAAGTIVFQIFDFSSKFAHLIFFSYASVSEVITGDIAYMYRNVNITPSNGIIVMIVTTIISYTIAHVVFKNKEILI from the coding sequence ATGATATTTTTATTAATAAAAAATGAACTTATAAAAATACTTAAGCGAACAAAAACATGGATTATATTTGGATTGTTTTTAGTATTTATGGGAGTTTGCATGTATGGTTTATATAATGAAGATAAAAATAGACAAATGTATAATTCATCAGAGTATAAGATAGAGCAATTTGAAAAAAGTATTGAATATACAAAAGAAGAAATAAATAAAATAGAGAATAGTAAAGATAAAGAGTATTTAAATACTCTTCAAGAAGATCTAAAACATTATGAAGAAGAGAAAGTAAAATATAAAAATCAAATAATTAATCCAGATAATGCAGAACAATGGAAATTAGATGTTACAGAAGAAATAAAAAATCATGAAGAAAATTTAAAAGATAAGGATATTACAGAAGAAGATAAGACGTGGATTTCTGAAAGGATAAATAAACTTAAATACTTAGAGGATAATAATATAAAGCCTTTATATGGATATGAATTCAATGCTTATAATTATATAAATACTATTCTTGCTGTGTTAGGAGTAGCGTTATTAGCAATAGGTATATCGGTATTTATGAGTGATATTGTATCTGGGGAATCGACTCCACCGACATTAAAATTTTTATTAGTTCAACCGGTATCGAGAGGAAAAGTATTATTATCTAAATTTATTGCAGTTATAATTACAGCAATAACAATGATTGTATCAACAGAAATATTAACTTTTTTAGGAATTGGACTTGCAAAAGGATTTAAATCAGGAGGTTATCCTAAAACTATGGGTGTAAAATATTTCTTGGATTCTTCTAATATATCAGTACAAGGATATCCAGATTTAATTAGATTAGCAAACACGGGAAAATTAGGGACATTTAATGAGCTAATAATAAAATCCTTATTATTACAAGTGCTTTTTATAATAACTTGCTGTTCTTTTGTATTTTTAATATCAACATTATTTAAAAATAGCAATGTAACAATGGCAATATCAATTATAATAGCAGCAGCAGGGACTATAGTATTTCAAATTTTTGATTTTTCATCAAAATTTGCACATCTTATATTTTTTAGCTATGCATCAGTATCGGAAGTAATAACTGGAGATATAGCATATATGTATAGAAATGTAAATATAACGCCTTCTAATGGAATAATTGTAATGATAGTAACAACGATAATTAGTTATACAATTGCACATGTCGTATTTAAGAATAAAGAAATATTAATTTAA
- a CDS encoding ABC transporter ATP-binding protein: MNVLEIKNLYKTLGNTEVIKGINLSIKQGEIFGFLGPNGAGKTTTIRMLVGLIKPTNGEIRICGYDLNKNKEKALKNVGAVVENPELYKYLSGRENIMQIARLRSVSKKEVEKVIKLVGLEKRIDDKVSKYSLGMKQRLGLAVALIGSPKLLILDEPTNGLDPTGILEFREIIKKASKEKEISVFISSHILSEIQNLCDKVAFINEGKIKSIEKMDNKGIYQGKDDIILKTKSPVNIVLDIIKTLPYVIRSKENGEEIILLVEKDMTSKLIKKLVSENIEICEVYKNKQELEERYIELMNGGSI; encoded by the coding sequence ATGAATGTTTTAGAAATAAAAAATCTTTATAAAACATTGGGAAACACTGAGGTAATTAAAGGAATAAATCTTTCTATAAAGCAAGGTGAGATATTTGGATTTTTAGGTCCTAATGGTGCAGGAAAAACTACAACTATAAGAATGTTGGTAGGCTTAATAAAACCTACTAATGGTGAAATAAGAATATGTGGTTATGATTTAAATAAGAATAAGGAGAAAGCACTTAAAAATGTAGGAGCTGTGGTTGAAAATCCTGAATTATATAAATATCTCTCTGGAAGAGAAAATATAATGCAAATAGCAAGACTTAGAAGTGTATCTAAAAAAGAAGTAGAGAAAGTAATAAAACTTGTAGGTCTTGAAAAAAGAATAGATGATAAGGTTTCAAAATATTCTCTTGGAATGAAGCAAAGATTGGGACTCGCAGTAGCATTGATAGGAAGTCCTAAATTACTTATATTAGATGAACCTACAAATGGACTAGATCCAACTGGAATATTAGAATTTAGAGAAATTATAAAGAAAGCATCTAAAGAAAAAGAAATCTCAGTATTTATTTCCTCTCATATATTAAGTGAAATTCAAAATTTATGTGATAAAGTTGCCTTTATAAATGAAGGTAAAATTAAATCTATAGAAAAGATGGATAACAAAGGCATTTATCAGGGGAAAGATGATATAATTTTAAAAACTAAATCTCCTGTTAATATAGTATTAGATATAATTAAGACATTACCATATGTTATTAGAAGTAAAGAGAATGGTGAAGAAATAATTTTACTTGTAGAAAAAGATATGACTTCTAAGTTAATAAAAAAATTAGTTAGTGAAAATATAGAGATTTGTGAAGTGTATAAAAATAAGCAGGAGTTAGAAGAAAGGTATATAGAACTTATGAATGGAGGATCTATATAA
- a CDS encoding pro-sigmaK processing inhibitor BofA family protein has protein sequence MNEQYIIYGLIGLVLLFVMIKLLKWPLKILINGVLGVVILYVVNLVGANFNFGLAINPITALIAGFLGIPGVILLAILQVFL, from the coding sequence ATGAATGAGCAATATATAATATATGGACTAATAGGACTTGTTTTATTATTTGTAATGATAAAACTTTTAAAATGGCCATTAAAGATTCTTATAAATGGAGTACTTGGAGTTGTAATATTATATGTAGTAAATTTGGTTGGCGCTAATTTTAACTTTGGATTAGCTATAAACCCAATTACTGCATTAATTGCAGGATTTTTAGGTATACCAGGGGTAATCCTATTAGCGATACTACAAGTATTTTTATAA
- a CDS encoding YaaL family protein, with protein sequence MNKKRIIEYLISRTKDIDVNKELIDQLEDTKSEIDAARSMFDNVSDSKLIEVAIYAEEMAKKRYDYLLLIAKSRGIKVTDDYVLQKNISSK encoded by the coding sequence ATGAATAAAAAGAGAATAATTGAATATTTAATTAGTAGAACGAAAGATATAGATGTAAATAAGGAATTAATAGATCAGTTAGAAGATACTAAGTCTGAAATTGATGCAGCACGAAGTATGTTCGATAATGTGAGCGATTCTAAATTAATAGAAGTAGCAATATATGCAGAAGAAATGGCTAAAAAAAGATATGATTATCTATTACTTATAGCTAAATCAAGAGGGATTAAAGTAACTGATGATTATGTTTTACAAAAAAATATTTCTTCAAAATAA
- the recR gene encoding recombination mediator RecR — protein MEFYPVAIEKLIEEFAKLPSIGKKTAQRLTLHILNLPDDEVREFAKALVKAKGTIKYCSTCGNFTDTDPCALCSNPNRDKSTICVVEQPKDIMTMEKVKEFNGLYHVLHGNISPMQGRGPQDIKIRELVARMNEEVKEVILATNPNIEGEATAMYIAKVLKPLDVKVTRIAAGIPVGGDLEYADEVTLSKALEGRKEI, from the coding sequence ATGGAATTTTATCCAGTAGCCATAGAAAAATTAATTGAAGAGTTTGCAAAATTGCCAAGCATAGGTAAAAAAACAGCACAAAGATTAACTCTACATATATTAAACCTTCCAGATGATGAAGTAAGAGAATTTGCAAAAGCACTAGTTAAAGCAAAAGGAACAATAAAATATTGCTCAACATGTGGAAATTTTACAGATACAGATCCTTGTGCATTATGTTCAAATCCTAATAGAGATAAGAGTACAATTTGTGTTGTAGAACAACCCAAAGATATAATGACAATGGAAAAAGTAAAAGAATTTAATGGATTGTATCATGTATTGCATGGAAATATATCACCTATGCAAGGAAGAGGACCACAAGATATAAAAATAAGAGAGCTTGTTGCAAGAATGAATGAAGAAGTAAAAGAAGTTATATTAGCAACTAATCCTAATATAGAAGGTGAAGCAACAGCTATGTATATAGCAAAAGTGTTAAAGCCATTAGATGTTAAAGTAACAAGAATAGCAGCAGGAATTCCAGTCGGTGGAGATCTAGAATATGCAGATGAAGTAACTCTATCTAAAGCACTAGAAGGCAGAAAAGAGATATAG
- a CDS encoding YbaB/EbfC family nucleoid-associated protein — MAKGGFPGGFGGGNMNNLMKQAQKLQKQMEDMQKDLETKEFETSVGGGAVSVTVTGKKEVKSINIKPEVVDPDDVEMLEDLVLTAVNEALRKAEEETASKMGKLTGGMPGGLF, encoded by the coding sequence ATGGCAAAAGGTGGATTCCCTGGAGGTTTCGGGGGAGGAAATATGAATAATCTTATGAAACAAGCGCAAAAGCTTCAAAAACAAATGGAAGATATGCAAAAAGACCTTGAAACAAAGGAATTTGAAACATCAGTAGGTGGTGGCGCTGTTTCTGTAACAGTAACTGGTAAAAAAGAAGTTAAATCTATTAATATAAAACCAGAAGTAGTAGATCCAGATGATGTAGAAATGCTTGAAGATTTAGTACTTACAGCAGTTAATGAAGCTTTAAGAAAAGCAGAAGAAGAAACTGCTAGTAAAATGGGAAAATTAACTGGTGGAATGCCAGGAGGATTATTTTAA
- the dnaX gene encoding DNA polymerase III subunit gamma/tau, with product MGYTALYREWRPKTFNDVVGQEHITTTLKNEILNDRIAHAYLFCGTRGTGKTSTAKVMAKALNCFNLQDGEPCNECEMCKKINEGLSMDVTELDAASNNGIDRIRDIIDDTKYPPQEGKYKIYILDEVHMLSGGAVNAFLKTLEEPPSNVIFILATTDPQKLPITILSRCQRFDFKRINQKEIADRLRKITEAQNVNVDDKSLDLIARVADGAMRDSLSILDQAIAMGDNNIKYDDLISILGLVTNEYLFDITNSIVDRNIEKAMVIIDKLVFSGKDIHLFIKDLIGHFRNLLMVKVSNTPEEILDMSLENIELIKEQGTKIRIEEIMRGIRILQEGEANSKVSKQSRLYLELSIIKMCKIEYDTSSEVMLARINKLEENIKSGKIQLVSNNQIHENIASNDNASSNKVKAQEKQIKKEPSVVKDEANVNVNSSLTIDNIKRAWSEILEAFKAKRAMVVYASIVTARPYKFENGVATMLYEASYAFNKERLEKLEYKKLVNEVFSEVLKDKIMVRYEVEDNKSDESSKEELLKQRLDGIPFEILDE from the coding sequence TTGGGATATACAGCTTTATATAGAGAGTGGAGACCAAAGACATTTAATGATGTAGTAGGTCAGGAACATATAACAACAACATTAAAAAATGAAATTTTAAATGATAGAATTGCACATGCATATCTTTTCTGTGGAACAAGAGGAACAGGTAAAACATCAACAGCTAAAGTTATGGCTAAAGCATTAAATTGTTTTAATCTTCAAGATGGAGAGCCTTGTAATGAATGTGAAATGTGTAAAAAGATAAATGAAGGCTTATCAATGGATGTTACAGAACTAGATGCAGCATCTAACAATGGTATAGATAGAATTAGAGATATAATTGATGATACAAAATATCCGCCTCAAGAGGGTAAATATAAGATTTATATATTAGATGAAGTTCATATGTTATCAGGGGGAGCGGTAAATGCTTTCTTAAAAACATTAGAAGAACCACCAAGTAATGTTATATTTATATTAGCAACTACTGACCCTCAAAAATTACCTATAACTATTTTGTCTAGATGTCAAAGATTTGACTTTAAAAGAATTAATCAAAAAGAAATTGCAGATAGATTAAGGAAAATAACAGAAGCACAAAATGTTAATGTTGATGATAAGAGTTTGGATTTAATTGCTAGAGTAGCTGATGGTGCGATGAGAGACTCTTTAAGTATTTTAGATCAAGCAATAGCTATGGGTGATAATAATATAAAATATGATGATTTAATAAGCATATTAGGATTAGTTACAAATGAATATTTATTTGACATAACTAATTCAATAGTTGACAGAAATATAGAAAAAGCTATGGTAATAATTGATAAGCTAGTTTTTTCAGGTAAGGACATTCATTTATTTATAAAAGATTTGATAGGGCATTTTAGAAATTTACTTATGGTTAAAGTTTCTAATACTCCAGAAGAGATTTTGGATATGTCTCTTGAAAATATTGAACTTATAAAAGAGCAAGGTACAAAAATACGTATTGAAGAAATAATGAGAGGGATTAGAATTCTTCAAGAAGGAGAAGCTAATTCTAAAGTAAGTAAACAAAGCAGATTGTATTTAGAGCTTAGTATAATAAAGATGTGTAAAATAGAATATGATACATCAAGTGAAGTTATGCTTGCTAGGATAAATAAGCTAGAAGAAAATATAAAGAGTGGTAAAATACAATTAGTATCAAATAATCAAATACATGAAAATATAGCGTCTAATGACAATGCATCAAGTAATAAAGTTAAAGCTCAAGAAAAACAAATAAAAAAAGAACCATCTGTTGTAAAAGATGAAGCAAATGTAAATGTTAATTCATCGTTAACTATAGATAATATAAAAAGAGCATGGTCAGAGATATTAGAGGCGTTTAAGGCTAAAAGAGCCATGGTTGTATATGCATCAATAGTGACTGCAAGACCATATAAATTTGAAAATGGTGTTGCTACTATGCTATATGAAGCATCATATGCCTTTAATAAGGAAAGACTAGAAAAGTTAGAATATAAAAAACTTGTTAATGAAGTATTTTCTGAAGTTTTAAAAGATAAAATAATGGTAAGGTATGAAGTTGAAGATAATAAATCAGATGAATCAAGTAAAGAAGAACTATTAAAACAAAGGCTTGATGGAATACCTTTTGAAATATTAGACGAGTAG
- a CDS encoding thymidylate synthase has product MSLYDDKYLEIAKNILDNGYYDNNRTGMPTYKIPHQVMQFNLEKEFPILTTKFVAFKTAVKELLWIFKDQSNDVRKLQEQNVHIWDEWEMEDGTIGTSYGWVVKKFDQIDKLIYSLKNNPQDRRMMLNLWQIPYLDGGALCPCCFLTMWDVTDGRLNCMLVQRSGDWPLGIPFNTSQYAVLTHLIAQVTGLKPGLFTHVVNNAHIYENQIDGMKTQLERKDQAYDAPKLWINPEIKDFYDFTPDDIKLENYKHHESIKMPVSV; this is encoded by the coding sequence ATGAGCTTATATGATGATAAATATTTAGAAATAGCTAAAAATATATTAGATAATGGGTATTATGATAATAATAGAACGGGAATGCCTACTTATAAAATTCCCCATCAAGTAATGCAATTTAATTTAGAAAAAGAATTCCCTATATTGACTACTAAATTCGTTGCTTTTAAAACAGCTGTTAAAGAACTTTTATGGATTTTTAAGGATCAATCTAATGATGTAAGAAAACTTCAAGAGCAAAATGTACATATTTGGGATGAATGGGAAATGGAAGATGGAACTATAGGAACATCTTATGGTTGGGTTGTTAAAAAATTTGACCAAATAGATAAACTTATATATTCTTTAAAAAATAATCCTCAAGATAGACGAATGATGCTTAATTTATGGCAAATACCTTATTTAGATGGTGGAGCTTTATGTCCTTGTTGCTTCCTAACTATGTGGGATGTAACTGATGGCAGACTTAACTGCATGCTTGTACAAAGAAGTGGAGATTGGCCATTAGGTATTCCTTTTAATACTAGCCAATATGCTGTATTAACACATTTAATTGCTCAAGTAACAGGTCTTAAACCTGGATTATTTACTCATGTAGTAAATAATGCTCATATTTATGAAAATCAAATTGATGGTATGAAAACTCAATTAGAAAGAAAAGATCAAGCTTATGATGCTCCAAAACTTTGGATAAATCCTGAAATTAAAGATTTCTATGATTTTACTCCTGATGATATAAAACTTGAAAATTATAAACATCATGAATCAATAAAAATGCCTGTTTCAGTTTAA